A part of Agrobacterium vitis genomic DNA contains:
- the cysG gene encoding siroheme synthase CysG has translation MLFKSLPQNKSRRPERVAPLSKLPVFWALEGKRVIVAGGSEGAAWKAELLAACGADVEVFCAKDELSDTFRTLLDEQDRMVLHPHCWHIGIFENAALALADCETEDEAKAFYCAAKAAGVPVNVIDKPAYCQFQFGSIVNRSPVVVAISTDGAAPILGQAIRRRIETLLPPALKPWAELAQAIRGRINEKLAPGSPRRTFWERFVDRAFAGNAPPQDNEEHLLLNEAARLANAPAHGRVTLVGAGPGDAELLTLKAVRALQAADVILFDDLVSPDVLELARREAKRMLVGKRGGRESCKQDDINEMMVRFAKAGKRVVRLKSGDPMIFGRAGEEIARLANEGIAVDVVPGITSASAMAAALGISLTHRDHAQSLRLVTGHSRHGDLPESLNWRDMADPSVTTIFYMGGRMAGRIAENLIAAGMASNTQAVAMTSISRAQQTSWRGTVGELADAVATLGVSNPILIGVGAAFAQPGTAMQSALPEQAVQQLAAS, from the coding sequence ATGCTGTTCAAATCCTTGCCGCAGAATAAGTCTCGGCGCCCGGAACGGGTCGCACCGCTTTCCAAACTGCCGGTTTTCTGGGCGCTGGAAGGCAAGCGGGTCATCGTCGCCGGTGGTTCGGAAGGAGCAGCCTGGAAGGCCGAATTGCTAGCGGCCTGTGGCGCTGATGTCGAGGTGTTCTGCGCCAAGGACGAATTGTCCGACACCTTCCGCACCCTCCTTGATGAGCAAGACCGCATGGTCCTTCATCCCCATTGCTGGCATATCGGCATTTTTGAAAACGCCGCTTTGGCGCTTGCCGATTGCGAGACGGAGGACGAGGCTAAGGCATTCTATTGCGCCGCAAAAGCGGCGGGCGTTCCAGTCAATGTCATCGACAAGCCCGCCTATTGCCAATTCCAGTTCGGCTCCATCGTCAACCGCTCGCCGGTCGTGGTGGCGATTTCCACCGATGGCGCAGCACCAATCCTCGGGCAGGCTATCCGGCGGCGGATTGAAACGCTGCTACCGCCAGCGCTCAAACCATGGGCGGAACTGGCACAAGCGATCCGTGGCCGGATCAATGAAAAGCTGGCACCCGGCTCACCGCGCCGCACATTCTGGGAACGGTTCGTGGACCGCGCCTTTGCCGGCAATGCACCGCCGCAGGACAATGAGGAGCATTTGCTGCTGAACGAGGCGGCCAGGCTCGCAAACGCCCCGGCACATGGGCGGGTCACACTGGTCGGCGCGGGACCAGGCGATGCGGAATTATTGACCCTGAAAGCCGTGCGGGCGCTGCAAGCTGCCGATGTCATCCTGTTTGACGATCTGGTCTCCCCTGACGTTCTCGAACTTGCCCGCCGTGAGGCCAAGCGCATGCTGGTTGGCAAGCGTGGCGGGCGGGAAAGCTGCAAGCAGGACGATATCAATGAGATGATGGTGCGGTTTGCCAAGGCTGGAAAACGGGTGGTGCGGCTGAAATCCGGCGATCCGATGATTTTCGGGCGAGCAGGCGAGGAAATCGCCAGGTTGGCGAATGAGGGTATTGCCGTGGATGTCGTACCCGGAATTACCTCGGCCAGCGCCATGGCGGCGGCGCTTGGCATTTCGCTCACCCACCGCGATCACGCTCAATCACTGCGATTGGTGACGGGCCATTCCAGACACGGCGACCTGCCGGAAAGCCTCAACTGGCGCGACATGGCCGATCCATCCGTCACGACGATCTTCTATATGGGCGGCCGGATGGCGGGCCGGATTGCCGAAAATCTCATCGCAGCTGGTATGGCGTCCAACACGCAAGCGGTGGCGATGACCTCAATCAGCCGTGCGCAACAGACGAGCTGGCGTGGAACGGTCGGGGAACTGGCCGATGCGGTCGCCACACTTGGTGTCAGCAACCCAATCCTCATCGGCGTCGGCGCGGCCTTTGCCCAGCCAGGCACAGCTATGCAGTCTGCTTTGCCCGAACAGGCAGTACAGCAATTGGCGGCTTCGTAA
- a CDS encoding ABC transporter substrate-binding protein, with protein sequence MNTHNPPAAFPAPALHTEGKPRLRVLGTAISLLEPLRLQAQQDLGIEVVFDNNDFLTTQHKAAQAPDCYDIYDQCFHNLDIVWYWRAVQPIELKRIDLWTEISDLTKTGRLEPSAQLGKGDAPVKKLFVQPDLSLGENPTGHISMLPTTHNFDSFAYRSDLVNSPKSVSSWASLLDEAWAGRVALVDEPAIGIFDAALAAEAAGLMRFDNIDNIGNMTVAEIDRLIAILTEKKKSGFFRDFWRTAEDAATLMVRGRTDIQSMWSTGITILSGQGMAVEQAVPVEGYRAWHGGLCLSRGLEGRMLDVAYDYLNWWISGLPGAVVARQGYYISTPQRSKAYLSTAEWDYWYGGLPAAQDLPGPDGAIRIKAGESRSGGSYWQRANRIAVWNTTMDEHNYLVRRWLQLMAA encoded by the coding sequence ATGAACACCCATAACCCACCGGCTGCCTTTCCTGCGCCCGCCCTTCATACCGAAGGCAAGCCGCGTCTGCGGGTACTCGGCACGGCGATTTCATTGCTGGAGCCGCTGCGTCTCCAAGCGCAGCAGGATCTCGGCATCGAAGTCGTGTTCGACAATAACGATTTCCTGACTACCCAGCATAAGGCGGCGCAGGCACCGGACTGTTACGACATCTACGACCAGTGCTTTCATAACCTGGATATCGTCTGGTACTGGCGGGCCGTCCAACCGATAGAACTAAAGCGGATCGACCTCTGGACCGAGATTTCCGATCTCACCAAGACCGGTCGGCTGGAGCCGAGCGCCCAACTGGGCAAGGGTGATGCTCCGGTCAAAAAGCTTTTCGTCCAGCCGGATCTGTCACTGGGAGAAAATCCGACCGGCCATATTTCCATGCTGCCCACCACCCATAATTTCGATAGTTTTGCCTATCGCAGCGACCTGGTGAATAGCCCCAAATCTGTGTCCAGCTGGGCAAGCCTGTTGGACGAGGCCTGGGCGGGCCGAGTGGCACTGGTGGATGAGCCAGCCATCGGTATCTTCGATGCAGCTCTTGCTGCGGAGGCGGCTGGCTTGATGCGGTTCGACAATATCGACAATATCGGCAATATGACCGTGGCCGAAATCGACCGGCTGATCGCCATCCTGACTGAGAAGAAAAAATCCGGATTTTTCAGAGATTTCTGGCGCACCGCCGAAGATGCCGCGACCCTGATGGTCCGGGGGCGTACCGATATCCAGAGCATGTGGTCAACAGGCATTACCATCCTGAGCGGCCAGGGCATGGCCGTCGAGCAGGCGGTGCCGGTGGAAGGTTACCGGGCCTGGCATGGCGGGCTTTGCCTGTCGCGCGGCCTTGAAGGCCGGATGCTGGACGTGGCCTATGACTATCTTAACTGGTGGATATCAGGCTTGCCAGGCGCGGTCGTTGCGCGGCAAGGCTATTATATTTCCACGCCGCAACGCTCAAAGGCGTATCTGAGCACGGCGGAATGGGATTATTGGTATGGCGGTTTACCCGCCGCGCAGGATTTGCCCGGACCGGATGGCGCCATTCGGATCAAGGCTGGCGAAAGCCGCAGCGGTGGGTCTTACTGGCAGCGTGCCAACCGCATCGCGGTGTGGAACACCACCATGGACGAACATAATTACCTGGTGCGTCGCTGGCTTCAGCTGATGGCAGCATAA
- a CDS encoding NAD(P)/FAD-dependent oxidoreductase encodes MRVPLLRIETHTTLPEAADVVVIGGGIVGTCTAYFLAKRGVKVVLLEKGLIGAEQSSRNWGWCRQQNRDARELPMATKSLDLWDSFASDIGEDVGFRRCGLLYLSNSEAEIATWAKWRDFAKTVGVTTHILSGKQAAEKGSATHKPWLGGVFSPSDGIAVPERAAPVIARGVMKFGGTVMQHCAARGLETEAGRVSAVVTEKGTIRTATVVMAGGAWASSFCNQLNIRFPQASIRSSILSVGPLDGLEAEALPDALHTARVSVTRRGDGGYTMAISGRASVDLTPQQIRYGKAFLPMFQRRWRSLKPGTIEGLRNGHETLAKWALDKITPMERNRILDPIPDRKLIAETYRRAGELLPALAGAKISASWAGYIDSTPDGVPAIGEIPSLPGFILAAGFSGHGFGIGPGAGHLIADIITGSEPIVDPADYRPERLAHSAWGKVAGF; translated from the coding sequence ATGCGTGTACCCCTGTTGCGAATCGAGACCCACACCACCCTGCCTGAGGCGGCTGATGTCGTGGTGATCGGCGGCGGTATCGTCGGGACATGCACCGCCTATTTCCTGGCAAAGCGCGGCGTCAAAGTCGTGCTGTTGGAAAAGGGATTGATCGGGGCGGAACAGTCCAGTCGCAATTGGGGCTGGTGCCGCCAGCAAAACCGCGATGCCCGCGAATTGCCGATGGCGACCAAAAGCCTGGATCTGTGGGACAGTTTTGCCAGCGATATTGGTGAGGATGTCGGGTTTCGCCGCTGTGGCCTGCTTTACCTGAGCAATAGCGAGGCGGAAATCGCCACCTGGGCCAAATGGCGTGACTTTGCCAAAACGGTCGGCGTCACTACCCATATACTTTCGGGTAAGCAAGCCGCCGAAAAAGGCAGCGCGACGCACAAGCCCTGGCTCGGCGGGGTCTTTTCGCCCAGCGATGGCATCGCTGTCCCTGAGCGGGCTGCACCCGTCATTGCCCGTGGCGTGATGAAATTCGGCGGAACCGTCATGCAGCATTGCGCGGCCCGTGGGTTGGAAACCGAGGCTGGCCGGGTCAGTGCCGTGGTGACGGAAAAGGGTACGATCCGCACGGCAACGGTGGTGATGGCGGGCGGCGCCTGGGCGTCGTCCTTCTGCAATCAGCTGAACATTCGCTTTCCTCAGGCCTCTATCCGATCCTCCATTCTGTCTGTCGGTCCTCTTGACGGATTAGAGGCAGAAGCTTTGCCGGACGCCCTGCATACGGCGCGGGTGTCGGTGACCCGCCGGGGCGATGGCGGCTATACCATGGCGATCAGCGGTCGTGCCAGCGTCGATCTGACCCCCCAGCAGATCCGCTACGGCAAGGCCTTCCTGCCGATGTTCCAGCGGCGGTGGAGAAGCCTGAAGCCAGGTACGATCGAAGGTCTGCGCAATGGCCATGAGACACTGGCGAAATGGGCGCTGGACAAGATCACCCCCATGGAGCGCAACCGTATTCTCGATCCGATACCGGATCGCAAACTGATCGCCGAAACCTATCGCCGCGCCGGCGAATTGCTGCCTGCTTTGGCTGGTGCAAAAATTTCGGCCAGTTGGGCTGGCTATATCGACAGCACCCCGGATGGTGTGCCCGCCATCGGCGAGATTCCATCCCTGCCGGGCTTTATTCTGGCCGCCGGATTCAGTGGCCATGGTTTTGGCATCGGGCCAGGGGCAGGGCATCTGATCGCCGACATCATCACCGGTTCCGAACCGATTGTCGATCCGGCTGACTATCGGCCCGAGCGGCTGGCTCACTCCGCCTGGGGCAAGGTCGCGGGCTTCTGA
- a CDS encoding amidase — protein MTPTMSGKSIAQLAVLIQSGALDPQDLAHQTLAAIRDHADQTIFTRLTPERAMQEAKASASRIRAGCSLGPLDGIPIAWKDLFDLKGITTTAGSVVLGDQPPAVRDADVVQALANAGMVSIGHVNMSEFAFSGLGVNPHYGTPRNPHSMGDARVPGGSSSGSGVAVASGLVPVSIGTDTGGSVRIPSAFNGIVGYKATRGRYSMRGVFPLSKSLDSLGPLCRTVQDAVWVDAAMRGLTQPQVTRTALAGRRFVVPETVFFDGAEDGVVQAFEAAIRRLEQAGAVVRRQAFSIMQQILDILAKHGPLVTAEAYVLHRHRLHGPEAARMDHRVATRARLGENISLSSYVELIDRREQLIAEFTGQIGTDEFILTPTVAHVAPLTAPLVADDDLFVATNGKTLRNTMLGNFLDWCAVSLPCGTGDANMPVGLQVSGPAWSDEALLGLALSVEAVVCG, from the coding sequence ATGACCCCCACCATGTCAGGCAAAAGCATTGCGCAGCTTGCGGTGTTGATCCAGTCCGGCGCGCTCGATCCGCAGGATCTGGCCCATCAGACGTTGGCAGCCATCCGGGATCACGCGGATCAGACGATTTTCACCCGGCTGACGCCGGAGCGGGCGATGCAGGAGGCTAAGGCTTCGGCATCGCGCATCCGGGCCGGTTGCTCGCTTGGCCCTTTGGACGGGATACCGATTGCCTGGAAGGATCTCTTCGATCTCAAGGGAATAACCACCACCGCAGGCTCCGTGGTGTTGGGTGATCAGCCACCGGCGGTGCGCGATGCGGATGTGGTCCAGGCTTTGGCAAACGCCGGGATGGTTTCCATCGGTCATGTCAATATGAGCGAATTTGCCTTTTCCGGCCTTGGGGTCAACCCGCATTACGGTACGCCGCGCAATCCGCACAGCATGGGTGACGCACGGGTTCCCGGCGGATCGTCCTCAGGCTCTGGCGTTGCCGTTGCCTCCGGGCTGGTGCCTGTGTCGATCGGGACGGATACGGGCGGATCTGTCCGCATTCCCTCCGCCTTCAATGGTATTGTCGGCTATAAGGCGACCCGTGGCCGCTATTCCATGCGCGGCGTCTTTCCGCTCTCCAAAAGCCTCGATTCCCTTGGGCCACTCTGCCGCACGGTGCAGGATGCGGTTTGGGTGGATGCCGCCATGCGCGGGTTGACGCAGCCGCAGGTGACCCGCACCGCCTTGGCCGGACGCCGTTTCGTGGTCCCGGAAACAGTGTTTTTCGACGGTGCGGAGGATGGTGTGGTTCAAGCCTTTGAGGCAGCGATCCGCCGCCTGGAGCAGGCGGGTGCTGTTGTGCGTCGTCAAGCCTTCTCGATCATGCAGCAGATCCTCGATATTCTCGCCAAGCATGGTCCGCTGGTGACGGCGGAGGCCTATGTACTGCATCGCCACCGTCTGCATGGACCGGAGGCGGCCCGCATGGACCACCGCGTCGCCACCCGGGCGCGGTTGGGCGAAAACATCAGCCTTTCCAGCTATGTCGAGCTTATCGACCGGCGTGAGCAATTGATCGCGGAATTTACCGGCCAGATCGGCACGGATGAATTCATCCTGACGCCAACCGTCGCGCATGTCGCACCGCTGACCGCGCCGCTTGTGGCTGACGATGACCTGTTCGTGGCAACCAACGGCAAGACATTGCGCAACACGATGCTCGGCAATTTTCTCGACTGGTGCGCGGTTTCGCTGCCATGCGGAACGGGTGACGCCAATATGCCTGTTGGCCTGCAAGTCTCCGGACCCGCATGGTCCGATGAGGCCCTGCTTGGTCTGGCGCTTTCGGTGGAAGCGGTGGTTTGCGGCTAA
- a CDS encoding SulP family inorganic anion transporter, producing the protein MKKIERYQRDWFSNIRGDVLSGIVVALALIPEAIGFSVIAGVDPKIGLFASVIIACVSAFCGGRPGMISAATAATAVLIGGLVKDHGIQYLFAATVLMGLLQILAGFLKLGRLMRFVSRSVMTGFVNALAILIFMAQLPELLGRPPSTFVMIGVALAIIYLFPRLTKAVPSPLVAIAVLTAATWWFGWDVRSVSDLGELPSSLPLFGWPQVPLTFETLQIIFPYSIALAAVGLLESLLTAQIVDDMTDTQSNKSQECIGQGASNIASGLFGGMGGCAMIGQSVINISSGGRGRLSTFVAGSFLLVLLLVLDDILRVVPMAALVAIMIMVSIGTFSWRSIIDLRTNPPSSSLVMLATVVTVVATHDLSKGVLVGVLLSGVFFAGKVARMVHVKAEDHADGSRLYRVDGQIFFASSEAFIAAFDFDDEVKSITIDVTQAHFWDITAVGALDKVVLKFRAKGAVVDVKGLNVASAHMMDRFALHRDPQAVLSAGGH; encoded by the coding sequence ATGAAAAAAATTGAACGATACCAGCGAGACTGGTTCTCGAATATCCGTGGCGATGTCCTGTCGGGCATTGTCGTGGCCCTTGCGCTTATTCCCGAAGCCATCGGCTTCTCGGTGATTGCCGGGGTCGATCCGAAGATCGGGCTGTTTGCCTCAGTTATCATCGCCTGTGTATCCGCCTTCTGTGGTGGGCGCCCCGGCATGATTTCCGCTGCCACTGCCGCAACCGCTGTGTTGATCGGTGGGCTGGTCAAGGACCATGGCATTCAATATCTGTTTGCCGCAACCGTGCTGATGGGCCTGTTGCAAATTCTGGCTGGCTTCCTGAAGCTCGGGCGTTTGATGCGCTTCGTGTCGCGTTCGGTGATGACGGGCTTCGTCAATGCCCTGGCAATTCTGATCTTCATGGCGCAATTGCCGGAATTGCTTGGCCGCCCACCATCGACCTTCGTGATGATCGGTGTGGCGCTTGCCATCATCTATCTCTTCCCGCGTCTCACCAAGGCGGTGCCATCGCCGCTGGTGGCAATCGCCGTGCTGACGGCTGCGACCTGGTGGTTCGGATGGGATGTCCGCAGCGTCAGCGATCTCGGCGAATTGCCGTCCAGCCTGCCATTGTTCGGCTGGCCGCAGGTGCCGCTGACCTTCGAGACGTTGCAGATCATTTTCCCGTATTCCATCGCGCTCGCTGCCGTTGGCTTACTGGAATCGCTGCTGACGGCGCAGATCGTCGATGACATGACGGATACGCAAAGCAACAAGAGCCAGGAATGCATCGGCCAGGGAGCAAGCAATATCGCTTCCGGCTTGTTTGGAGGCATGGGCGGCTGCGCGATGATTGGCCAATCGGTGATCAATATCTCGTCGGGTGGGCGAGGGCGTCTTTCGACCTTCGTGGCCGGTAGCTTCCTGCTTGTGCTGCTGCTGGTGCTGGATGATATCCTGCGGGTGGTTCCCATGGCCGCCCTGGTGGCGATCATGATCATGGTGTCGATCGGCACGTTTTCCTGGCGGTCGATCATCGACCTGCGCACCAACCCTCCATCCTCGTCGCTGGTCATGCTGGCAACCGTGGTGACAGTGGTTGCCACCCACGATCTGTCGAAAGGCGTGCTGGTCGGCGTGCTGCTGTCGGGCGTGTTCTTTGCCGGTAAAGTGGCGCGCATGGTGCATGTCAAAGCCGAAGACCATGCCGATGGTTCAAGACTGTACCGGGTGGACGGGCAGATTTTCTTTGCGTCCTCTGAAGCCTTTATCGCCGCCTTCGACTTTGATGACGAAGTGAAATCCATCACCATCGACGTAACCCAGGCGCATTTCTGGGACATTACCGCGGTTGGCGCCCTCGACAAAGTGGTGCTGAAGTTCCGCGCCAAGGGGGCTGTGGTGGATGTGAAGGGACTGAATGTTGCCAGCGCCCATATGATGGACCGCTTTGCCTTGCATCGCGATCCGCAAGCCGTTCTCAGCGCGGGTGGGCATTGA
- a CDS encoding CobW family GTP-binding protein produces the protein MADARSAIPQFTPVNLLTGFLGSGKTTLLKRLLSDPALADTAVLINEFGEIGLDHDLVETVDSDTVLLQSGCVCCTIRGDLAEAVRTLHERRERGEVAPFRRVMIESTGLADPFPILSTLKADPVLRHHFRHGNVITTVDAINGLGQLDAYGESARQAAIADRLVITKTDMAEALEHQELAARLKGRLVAINPDAAILTAADADFSVASLLEDDASLHSSTLQSASGFYCEAPADAGHSGDFRSFVVTVDAPIDWTAFGIWLTMLLNRHGAKVIRVKGILNIAGEDRPVAIHGVQHLVHPPVHMAGWPSADRRSRLVFIVDGLETALIRRSFEAFAIK, from the coding sequence ATGGCTGATGCAAGGAGTGCTATTCCCCAGTTCACGCCCGTCAATCTGCTGACCGGCTTTCTGGGCTCCGGCAAGACGACACTGCTCAAGCGCTTGCTGTCGGACCCGGCGCTTGCCGATACGGCGGTACTGATCAATGAATTCGGAGAAATCGGCCTCGATCACGATCTGGTGGAAACGGTTGATAGCGATACGGTGCTTCTGCAATCCGGCTGCGTCTGCTGCACGATTCGCGGCGATCTGGCAGAAGCCGTACGCACCTTGCACGAGCGGCGCGAGCGCGGCGAGGTTGCACCCTTTCGCCGGGTGATGATCGAAAGCACCGGGCTTGCCGATCCGTTTCCGATCTTATCGACGCTGAAAGCCGATCCGGTTCTGCGCCATCACTTTCGCCACGGCAATGTCATCACCACGGTCGATGCCATCAACGGCTTGGGTCAACTGGACGCTTACGGCGAATCGGCCCGCCAGGCGGCAATTGCCGACCGGTTGGTCATCACCAAAACCGATATGGCTGAAGCCCTCGAACATCAGGAATTGGCGGCCCGGCTGAAGGGACGGCTTGTGGCGATCAATCCGGATGCGGCCATTCTGACCGCGGCGGATGCGGATTTTTCAGTTGCCAGCCTGCTGGAAGACGATGCCAGCCTGCATAGTTCCACCCTGCAATCGGCCAGCGGTTTTTACTGCGAAGCGCCCGCAGATGCTGGCCATAGCGGTGACTTCCGCTCCTTCGTGGTCACGGTTGACGCGCCGATCGATTGGACCGCTTTCGGTATCTGGTTGACCATGCTGCTCAACCGCCATGGCGCCAAGGTTATCCGGGTGAAGGGCATTTTGAACATCGCGGGCGAAGACCGGCCCGTTGCCATTCACGGCGTCCAGCATCTGGTGCATCCGCCGGTCCATATGGCCGGCTGGCCATCGGCGGATCGGCGCTCCAGACTGGTCTTCATTGTTGATGGATTGGAGACGGCGCTGATCAGGCGGTCTTTCGAGGCTTTTGCGATAAAGTGA
- a CDS encoding Lrp/AsnC family transcriptional regulator: MKLDRIDIKILYELQKNGRITNVELAELVNLSPSPCLMRVKKLQAEGYIEGYSAQINVSKLGQTLTVFTEITLKNHRQIDFARFLAAVEKVDQVIECHLVSGGYDYMLKFVTSGIGEYQSIMERLTDMDIGIDKYFSFVVLKSPIVKSHMPLTSLFPM, encoded by the coding sequence GTGAAACTCGACAGGATCGACATCAAGATTCTCTATGAATTGCAAAAGAACGGCCGGATAACCAATGTGGAACTGGCCGAACTGGTCAATCTCTCCCCTAGCCCCTGCCTGATGCGCGTAAAGAAACTTCAAGCGGAGGGCTATATCGAAGGCTATTCCGCCCAGATCAATGTCAGCAAGCTCGGCCAGACGCTGACGGTGTTTACCGAAATCACCTTGAAGAACCACAGACAGATCGATTTTGCCCGTTTTCTGGCCGCAGTTGAAAAGGTCGACCAGGTGATCGAATGTCACCTGGTTTCCGGCGGCTATGATTACATGCTGAAATTCGTCACATCGGGGATCGGCGAATATCAGTCGATCATGGAAAGGCTGACCGACATGGATATCGGCATCGACAAATATTTCAGCTTCGTGGTGCTGAAGTCACCGATCGTCAAATCGCATATGCCCTTGACCAGCCTGTTTCCGATGTAA